Genomic segment of Thermodesulfobacteriota bacterium:
TGAACTGATTCAGGTTTTCGTTCCACATAGATTTTTTTCCCTTTTAGATACATTAATTAATTTTTCAGGCGCGTTCTCAGCCGCCCTTTTTGTGACTTATACAAATTGGGGATTGGCGGAGATAAATTACCCACCCACGGAAGAGATGGAAGAAGAGCTTAGATTAAAACACTCCTCAATTGGAAAATCTTTTAAAGTGATTCCTTTTAAGAGGATCTTCGATTTTACTATATCATTTTTAGGATTCCTATTCTCCTTACCCATTTGGCTTTTTGTAATTTTTATAATCTGGCTCGAGGACCCAGGCCCTATTTTTTTTATTAAGACTTGCGTAGGAAAAGGAGGAAAGAGCTTTAGGCAACTTAAATTCCGCACTATGATAAAAAATGCTGAAAGAAATACTGGCCCTGTTTTAGCACAAGGAACTGATCCTCGCTTCTTACGTATAGGTAATATACTTAGAAAGACTGCCTTAGATGAACTTCCTCAGTTATTAAATATTCTAAAAGGAAATATGAGCTTTGTAGGTCCCAGACCCCAGAGGACCATTTTAGTACATAAATATCTAGGTGAGATTCCAAAGTATGCCCTAAGGCATACAGTGAAGCCCGGTCTTACAGGAATTGCTCAGTTGTATGGTCATTACTACGTAACTCCTAGGCAGAAGTTACGATTTGATCTAATTTACTTAAGAAAAAGAGG
This window contains:
- a CDS encoding VanZ family protein; this encodes MNVEKALQLNDSVLHLDSKKLLGQILLEFGYITRDELDQAIKLQNEVNDDFAVYNGGINSTMRIGQILVEKGIVTNEKVEAALTSQRQVLNSKEQTVTTVASNQFHLSVCILATVTFASIIFFLSLINLNLIFIPQWVLYPAHFFAYLCLCFLIYTTLQYSPWKMKLERKVITAFLGAFAFGFLIELIQVFVPHRFFSLLDTLINFSGAFSAALFVTYTNWGLAEINYPPTEEMEEELRLKHSSIGKSFKVIPFKRIFDFTISFLGFLFSLPIWLFVIFIIWLEDPGPIFFIKTCVGKGGKSFRQLKFRTMIKNAERNTGPVLAQGTDPRFLRIGNILRKTALDELPQLLNILKGNMSFVGPRPQRTILVHKYLGEIPKYALRHTVKPGLTGIAQLYGHYYVTPRQKLRFDLIYLRKRGFWFDLKLFIYSFIISLGGGWQNSGSNDKKSILA